One Hordeum vulgare subsp. vulgare chromosome 4H, MorexV3_pseudomolecules_assembly, whole genome shotgun sequence DNA window includes the following coding sequences:
- the LOC123450960 gene encoding histidine-containing phosphotransfer protein 2-like — protein sequence MAAAALIARLNAHMESMYAEGTVDEDTFEELREDGTAAEVARQFIEDAYEILHDIDTLMEEPVVDFDEVEALTQQLMECTSR from the exons ATGGCAGCCGCCGCACTCATAGCACGGCTCAACGCCCATATGGAATCGATGTACGCCGAG GGTACGGTGGACGAGGACACGTTCGAGGAGCTGCGGGAGGATGGCACCGCCGCCGAGGTCGCCCGACAGTTCATCGAGGACGCCTACGAGATCCTCCACGACATCGACACCCTCAT GGAGGAGCCCGTAGTGGACTTCGACGAGGTGGAAGCCCTGACGCAGCAGCTCATGGAGTGTACCTCCAGGTGA